One genomic window of Metopolophium dirhodum isolate CAU chromosome 4, ASM1992520v1, whole genome shotgun sequence includes the following:
- the LOC132943741 gene encoding uncharacterized protein LOC132943741 isoform X1 — protein sequence MPNLPPFFNGKISGVLILSILNISWYDSFIKNTYVQFEWTGCQEKQKLFTSKNSKITYDIRTSYKSFLHYLSTSTLRCSVKNYENKTLAHATMINLSIDHDNQLIKTIPLMNNEKIVGTLKLCFNVQTFNDTSFDNDIKMLKQFGIQDEVSKTSNDKEFYYSEILKHSKNVKVRPISSSSLRSNKSKEELTSDYLMGKNMAPDEEEEALNTLRIMPNNSTESLVSAAEKIGIYSPPQSPLHIQGCAKVMAVKKHGIKNMKTIQENLKKSCEEFNKGEFKTDFSKKLHKVPMPKDDVHLHLSILSVNVYRSAKPLQNYTNSTYIVQCLKDQEPYKLLRFMTKHVDNNTIKFKNVTQSSRLEGSTAKGVTIKVYVRLLSERCPIVLGETKQMLDWTGFSTTFSVPRFIKVPIWNNDKIIGHLSLSYEFSRSPIVQKYEINFPQKQEDILMDNCIENHKNQLCKPIEISNPVATINNKKLEDYKDTISYQTKDQIYMYNRLYPESIDDNFGSQLMLNEFPKIVSTKAIKDKEIQTNFEIRQLNKSVQTQIKTFNVAIQVNSDELEDPLDKSNHCDVQNIFRCTHEFTLNIEKKCDSTFNYVTYQFPECVTNNIGKVISSCRAFRTFGNTNILHLITLPTTIPLETYFYNNYNKAAIVLNLHKSNDDPPEKVSLLMSHLIDMANKFKNSHIAKHLIINKNLSIPELSLNNVKIQIHYKRVYHSFPSLEPKLNNLRVQPHKTLKKNSNIIVDLTESDSEDAINKTYTLLKHNDRIAELTAENSTQTDPIPVKMSHNCITQTENNVIPECITIDDDSISIKNEKGSVMYTDTIAIVKNRPNCTNEKITQNTTIVDRKFINCDIFKAKVTIVGGYNLPMVKLNGDTIPSAPTTYVIMEAYGSSSFSTSSVVQQTNPIWNSEWSVVIPRNNLIEGKWLIFELWCKKYKNEYAGHDPKRDMRLGFIIIDLSNLKHDLSKNCELYDVISETEEHHGKIKVMINQINCIGPCINTNCVPQPINERNTIQNKSISQKSTDGFINEMIGKMRIEDSFQVETRNPRNTVTVRDEKCNQHIDLTEDSLQKFSKSQLKNTVAKSSLNGCLYNNDNIFDNMGTISSVTSWTSSSDDILCSNNSQIVNNILSNKTKMNRIKQIIRG from the exons ATGCCTAATTTGCCTCCATTTTTTAATGGGAAGATTAGTGGTgttttaatattgtctatattgaatatatcatGGTATgacagttttataaaaaatacctatgtacAATTCGAATGGACTGGAtgccaagaaaaacaaaaactttt tACATCTAAAAATTCTAAGATTACTTATGATATTCGAACAAGCTACAAATCATTTTTACACTATCTATCAACATCCACATTAAGATGTTcggttaaaaattatgaaaataaaacattagcTCATGCGACTATGATAAATTTATCAATAGATCATGATAACCAACTGATAAAAACAATACCACTAATGAATAATGAGAAAATAGTTGGCActctaaaattatgttttaatgttcAAACATTCAATGATACATCATTTGacaatgatataaaaatgttaaaacaatttgGAATTCAAGATGAAGTTTCAAAAACTTCAAATGACAAAGAGTTTTATTACTCTGAAATATTGaaacatagtaaaaatgtaaaagttagACCTATTAGTTCTTCATCATTAAGGTCTAATAAAAGCAAAGAAGAATTAACTAGTGATTATTTAATGG GCAAAAATATGGCTCCTGATGAAGAAGAAGAGGCACTTAATACATTAAGAATAATGCCAAATAACTCTACTGAAAGCTTAGTTAGTGCAGCCGaaaaaattggtatttattCACCACCACAGTCGCCATTACACATTcaa gGCTGTGCCAAAGTTATGGCAGTTAAAAAACATggcattaaaaatatgaaaacaatacaagaaaatttgaagaaatctTGTGAAGAATTTAATAAAGGTGAATTCAAAACAGACTTCTCTAAAAAGCTACATAAAG tgccTATGCCAAAAGATGATGTACATTTACATTTGTCAATCCTTTCAGTTAATGTTTATCGCTCAGCTAAACCCCTTCAAAATT atactaaCAGCACATATATTGTACAGTGTCTTAAAGATCAAGAACCATATAAATTGCTGAGATTCATGACAAAACATGTAGACAATAATA ctataaaatttaaaaatgtcactcAGTCATCACGTTTGGAAGGCAGTACTGCTAAAGGTGTCACCATtaaagtgtatgtgagacttctTAGCGAACGCTGCCCTATAGTTTTGGGTGAAACAAAACAAATGTTAGATTGGACTGGATTTTCAACTACTTTTAGTGTTCCTCGATTTATAAAAGTTCCTATATggaataatgataaaattattggaCACTTGTCATTGTCGTATGAATTTTCCCGATCACCCATAGtccaaaaatatgaaattaacttTCCTCAAAAACAAGAAGACATTTTAATGGATAATTGtatagaaaatcataaaaaccaaCTGTGTAAACCTATTGAAATTTCTAATCCAGTtgctactataaataataaaaagctaGAAGATTATAAAGATACCATTTCATATCAGACAAAAGACCAAATTTATATGTACAATAGACTTTATCCTGAAAGTATTGATGATAATTTTGGAAGTCAACTAATGTTAAACGAATTTCCGAAAATAGTATCAACTAAGGCAATAAAAGATAAAGAAATTCAAACCAACTTTGAAATTCGTCAATTAAACAAATCTGTGCAAACTCAAATAAAAACCTTTAATGTTGCAATACAAGTAAATAGTGATGAATTAGAAGATCCTTTGGATAAATCAAATCATTgtgatgtacaaaatatatttcggTGCACTCATGAATTCAcacttaatattgaaaaaaagtgTGATTCAACATTCAATTATGTAACGTATCAATTTCCAGAATGTGttactaataatattggaaaag tgATCTCCAGTTGTCGAGCATTCAGAACTTTTGGTAACACTAATATTCTACATTTGATTACATTACCTACAACAATTCCTTtagaaacttatttttataataattataataaagctGCTATTGTATTAAATCTTCATAAAAGCAATGATGATCCTCCGGAAAAG GTCTCACTTCTTATGTCTCATCTAATTGACATGgcaaataagtttaaaaactcGCATATTGccaaacatttaattataaacaaaaatttatctATACCTGAATTATCTCTTAATAAtgtcaaaatacaaatacattacaAAAGAGTATACCACTCATTCCCATCCCTTGAACCAAAACTCAATAACTTGCGTGTTCAACCACAcaagacattaaaaaaaaattcaaatattattgtcgacTTGACTGAATCTGATTCCGAAGATGCTATTAATAAGACATACACATTATTAAAACACAATGATAGAATTGCTGAATTGACTGCTGAAAACAGCACACAGACAGATCCAATACCTGTTAAAATGTCACATAATTGCATAACTCAAACAGAAAATAATGTGATACCAGAATGTATAACTATTGATGACGAcagtatttcaattaaaaatgaaaagggAAGTGTAATGTACACAGACACAATTGCTATAGTTAAAAATCGGCCAAATTgtacaaatgaaaaaattacacaaaacaCTACAATTGTTGATAGAAAATTCATTAACTGTGATATTTTTAAAGCAAAAGTAACTATTGTTGGTGGGTACAACTTACCGATGGTTAAACTAAATGGTGACACCATACCTTCAGCACCAACTACATATGTAATCATGGAAGCTTATGGCAGCAGTAGTTTCTCAACATCATCTGTTGTACAACAAACAAACCCCATTTGGAACAGTGAATGGTCAGTTGTTATACCGAGGAATAATTTAATAgag GGAAAATGGCTAATATTTGAGTTGTGGTGTAAgaagtataaaaatgaatatgcaGGACATGATCCAAAACGAGACATGCGACTTgggtttattataatagatttatcAAACCTTAAGCATGATCTCAGTAAAAATTGTGAGTTATATGATGTCATTAGTGAAACTGAAGAACACCAtggaaaaattaaa GTTatgataaatcaaattaattgtattggtccttgtataaatacaaattgtgtaCCTCAACCAATTAATGAAAGAAATACTATTCAAAACAAAAGTATAAGCCAAAAATCAACTGACGGTTTCAT AAATGAAATGATCGGAAAAATGCGAATTGAAGATAGTTTTCAAGTTGAAACAAGAAATCCTAGAAACACTGTTACAGTTAGAGATGAAAAATGCAATCAACACATAGATCTAACTGAGGATTCCCTCCAAAAGTTCAGCAAGAGTCAATTGAAGAATACAGTTGCCAAATCCAGTTTAAATGGTTGTctttataataacgataatatatttGACAATATGGGAACTATAAGTTCAGTTACGTCTTGGACAAGTTCTTCAGatgatattttatgttcaaataattcTCAG atTGTAAACAATATTCTAAGTAACAAAACCAAAATGAAtcgaataaaacaaattattcgaGGTTAA
- the LOC132943741 gene encoding uncharacterized protein LOC132943741 isoform X2, whose product MPNLPPFFNGKISGVLILSILNISWYDSFIKNTYVQFEWTGCQEKQKLFTSKNSKITYDIRTSYKSFLHYLSTSTLRCSVKNYENKTLAHATMINLSIDHDNQLIKTIPLMNNEKIVGTLKLCFNVQTFNDTSFDNDIKMLKQFGIQDEVSKTSNDKEFYYSEILKHSKNVKVRPISSSSLRSNKSKEELTSDYLMGKNMAPDEEEEALNTLRIMPNNSTESLVSAAEKIGIYSPPQSPLHIQGCAKVMAVKKHGIKNMKTIQENLKKSCEEFNKVPMPKDDVHLHLSILSVNVYRSAKPLQNYTNSTYIVQCLKDQEPYKLLRFMTKHVDNNTIKFKNVTQSSRLEGSTAKGVTIKVYVRLLSERCPIVLGETKQMLDWTGFSTTFSVPRFIKVPIWNNDKIIGHLSLSYEFSRSPIVQKYEINFPQKQEDILMDNCIENHKNQLCKPIEISNPVATINNKKLEDYKDTISYQTKDQIYMYNRLYPESIDDNFGSQLMLNEFPKIVSTKAIKDKEIQTNFEIRQLNKSVQTQIKTFNVAIQVNSDELEDPLDKSNHCDVQNIFRCTHEFTLNIEKKCDSTFNYVTYQFPECVTNNIGKVISSCRAFRTFGNTNILHLITLPTTIPLETYFYNNYNKAAIVLNLHKSNDDPPEKVSLLMSHLIDMANKFKNSHIAKHLIINKNLSIPELSLNNVKIQIHYKRVYHSFPSLEPKLNNLRVQPHKTLKKNSNIIVDLTESDSEDAINKTYTLLKHNDRIAELTAENSTQTDPIPVKMSHNCITQTENNVIPECITIDDDSISIKNEKGSVMYTDTIAIVKNRPNCTNEKITQNTTIVDRKFINCDIFKAKVTIVGGYNLPMVKLNGDTIPSAPTTYVIMEAYGSSSFSTSSVVQQTNPIWNSEWSVVIPRNNLIEGKWLIFELWCKKYKNEYAGHDPKRDMRLGFIIIDLSNLKHDLSKNCELYDVISETEEHHGKIKVMINQINCIGPCINTNCVPQPINERNTIQNKSISQKSTDGFINEMIGKMRIEDSFQVETRNPRNTVTVRDEKCNQHIDLTEDSLQKFSKSQLKNTVAKSSLNGCLYNNDNIFDNMGTISSVTSWTSSSDDILCSNNSQIVNNILSNKTKMNRIKQIIRG is encoded by the exons ATGCCTAATTTGCCTCCATTTTTTAATGGGAAGATTAGTGGTgttttaatattgtctatattgaatatatcatGGTATgacagttttataaaaaatacctatgtacAATTCGAATGGACTGGAtgccaagaaaaacaaaaactttt tACATCTAAAAATTCTAAGATTACTTATGATATTCGAACAAGCTACAAATCATTTTTACACTATCTATCAACATCCACATTAAGATGTTcggttaaaaattatgaaaataaaacattagcTCATGCGACTATGATAAATTTATCAATAGATCATGATAACCAACTGATAAAAACAATACCACTAATGAATAATGAGAAAATAGTTGGCActctaaaattatgttttaatgttcAAACATTCAATGATACATCATTTGacaatgatataaaaatgttaaaacaatttgGAATTCAAGATGAAGTTTCAAAAACTTCAAATGACAAAGAGTTTTATTACTCTGAAATATTGaaacatagtaaaaatgtaaaagttagACCTATTAGTTCTTCATCATTAAGGTCTAATAAAAGCAAAGAAGAATTAACTAGTGATTATTTAATGG GCAAAAATATGGCTCCTGATGAAGAAGAAGAGGCACTTAATACATTAAGAATAATGCCAAATAACTCTACTGAAAGCTTAGTTAGTGCAGCCGaaaaaattggtatttattCACCACCACAGTCGCCATTACACATTcaa gGCTGTGCCAAAGTTATGGCAGTTAAAAAACATggcattaaaaatatgaaaacaatacaagaaaatttgaagaaatctTGTGAAGAATTTAATAAAG tgccTATGCCAAAAGATGATGTACATTTACATTTGTCAATCCTTTCAGTTAATGTTTATCGCTCAGCTAAACCCCTTCAAAATT atactaaCAGCACATATATTGTACAGTGTCTTAAAGATCAAGAACCATATAAATTGCTGAGATTCATGACAAAACATGTAGACAATAATA ctataaaatttaaaaatgtcactcAGTCATCACGTTTGGAAGGCAGTACTGCTAAAGGTGTCACCATtaaagtgtatgtgagacttctTAGCGAACGCTGCCCTATAGTTTTGGGTGAAACAAAACAAATGTTAGATTGGACTGGATTTTCAACTACTTTTAGTGTTCCTCGATTTATAAAAGTTCCTATATggaataatgataaaattattggaCACTTGTCATTGTCGTATGAATTTTCCCGATCACCCATAGtccaaaaatatgaaattaacttTCCTCAAAAACAAGAAGACATTTTAATGGATAATTGtatagaaaatcataaaaaccaaCTGTGTAAACCTATTGAAATTTCTAATCCAGTtgctactataaataataaaaagctaGAAGATTATAAAGATACCATTTCATATCAGACAAAAGACCAAATTTATATGTACAATAGACTTTATCCTGAAAGTATTGATGATAATTTTGGAAGTCAACTAATGTTAAACGAATTTCCGAAAATAGTATCAACTAAGGCAATAAAAGATAAAGAAATTCAAACCAACTTTGAAATTCGTCAATTAAACAAATCTGTGCAAACTCAAATAAAAACCTTTAATGTTGCAATACAAGTAAATAGTGATGAATTAGAAGATCCTTTGGATAAATCAAATCATTgtgatgtacaaaatatatttcggTGCACTCATGAATTCAcacttaatattgaaaaaaagtgTGATTCAACATTCAATTATGTAACGTATCAATTTCCAGAATGTGttactaataatattggaaaag tgATCTCCAGTTGTCGAGCATTCAGAACTTTTGGTAACACTAATATTCTACATTTGATTACATTACCTACAACAATTCCTTtagaaacttatttttataataattataataaagctGCTATTGTATTAAATCTTCATAAAAGCAATGATGATCCTCCGGAAAAG GTCTCACTTCTTATGTCTCATCTAATTGACATGgcaaataagtttaaaaactcGCATATTGccaaacatttaattataaacaaaaatttatctATACCTGAATTATCTCTTAATAAtgtcaaaatacaaatacattacaAAAGAGTATACCACTCATTCCCATCCCTTGAACCAAAACTCAATAACTTGCGTGTTCAACCACAcaagacattaaaaaaaaattcaaatattattgtcgacTTGACTGAATCTGATTCCGAAGATGCTATTAATAAGACATACACATTATTAAAACACAATGATAGAATTGCTGAATTGACTGCTGAAAACAGCACACAGACAGATCCAATACCTGTTAAAATGTCACATAATTGCATAACTCAAACAGAAAATAATGTGATACCAGAATGTATAACTATTGATGACGAcagtatttcaattaaaaatgaaaagggAAGTGTAATGTACACAGACACAATTGCTATAGTTAAAAATCGGCCAAATTgtacaaatgaaaaaattacacaaaacaCTACAATTGTTGATAGAAAATTCATTAACTGTGATATTTTTAAAGCAAAAGTAACTATTGTTGGTGGGTACAACTTACCGATGGTTAAACTAAATGGTGACACCATACCTTCAGCACCAACTACATATGTAATCATGGAAGCTTATGGCAGCAGTAGTTTCTCAACATCATCTGTTGTACAACAAACAAACCCCATTTGGAACAGTGAATGGTCAGTTGTTATACCGAGGAATAATTTAATAgag GGAAAATGGCTAATATTTGAGTTGTGGTGTAAgaagtataaaaatgaatatgcaGGACATGATCCAAAACGAGACATGCGACTTgggtttattataatagatttatcAAACCTTAAGCATGATCTCAGTAAAAATTGTGAGTTATATGATGTCATTAGTGAAACTGAAGAACACCAtggaaaaattaaa GTTatgataaatcaaattaattgtattggtccttgtataaatacaaattgtgtaCCTCAACCAATTAATGAAAGAAATACTATTCAAAACAAAAGTATAAGCCAAAAATCAACTGACGGTTTCAT AAATGAAATGATCGGAAAAATGCGAATTGAAGATAGTTTTCAAGTTGAAACAAGAAATCCTAGAAACACTGTTACAGTTAGAGATGAAAAATGCAATCAACACATAGATCTAACTGAGGATTCCCTCCAAAAGTTCAGCAAGAGTCAATTGAAGAATACAGTTGCCAAATCCAGTTTAAATGGTTGTctttataataacgataatatatttGACAATATGGGAACTATAAGTTCAGTTACGTCTTGGACAAGTTCTTCAGatgatattttatgttcaaataattcTCAG atTGTAAACAATATTCTAAGTAACAAAACCAAAATGAAtcgaataaaacaaattattcgaGGTTAA
- the LOC132942616 gene encoding large ribosomal subunit protein uL4, giving the protein MALSTARPLVSVYSEKNEETGETVALATVFKAPIRPDVVSFVHDNVSKNSRQPYAVSKLAGHQTSAESWGTGRAVARIPRVRGGGTHRSGQGAFGNMCRGGRMFAPTRVWRRWHRKINVTQKRYATVSAIAASGVPALVMSKGHLVQEVPEFPLVVSDKIQEYTKTKQATIFLHRIKAWKDIQKVIKSRRLRAGKGKMRNRRHVQRRGPLIVYSKDQGLRKAFRNIPGVDLINIRKLNLLHLAPGGHVGRFIIWTQSAFQKLDNLYGTWDKKATLKSGYNLPFPKMSNTDLTRILKSDELKKYLPAKRTGSLRRTRKLNPLRHVRTMLRLNPYIAVQKRVASNENKLRTLARETYLAKKEGRPTTEKGEKVLKRFINEKKMLRAAKIKAKKVIAVKGLREIHEKKLEAYKKRLAARGGAPPTKRCKKQLPKPKPKAEVKKPAPTTKAAPKAKSTGKAKA; this is encoded by the exons ATG gcTTTATCTACAGCTCGGCCGTTAGTTTCTGTATACAGTGAAAAAAATGAGGAAACCGGAGAAACTGTAGCTCTTGCTACTGTGTTCAAAGCACCCATCAGACCGGATGTTGTTAGTTTCGTCCACGACAATGTCTCAAAGAACAGCAGACAACCTTATGCCGTCAGCAAACTAGCTG gTCATCAAACTAGTGCTGAATCATGGGGTACTGGTCGTGCTGTTGCACGTATTCCTCGTGTCCGAGGTGGTGGTACTCACCGCAGTGGTCAAGGAGCTTTCGGTAACATGTGTCGTGGTGGACGAATGTTCGCCCCCACACGTGTATGGCGCCGTTGGCatagaaaaattaatgttaCACAAAAGCGTTATGCTACAGTATCAGCTATTGCCGCTTCTGGTGTACCTGCTCTTGTCATGTCAaaag gtcATTTGGTACAAGAGGTACCTGAATTTCCATTAGTTGTTTCTGACAAGATCCAAGAATATACTAAAACCAAGCAAGCTACTATTTTCTTACATCGTATCAAAGCATGGAAAGATATCCAAAAG GTGATTAAGTCTCGCCGTTTACGTGCAGGTAAAGGAAAAATGCGTAATCGTCGTCATGTTCAGCGTAGAGGTCCATTGATTGTTTACAGTAAAGATCAA GGTTTAAGGAAAGCTTTCCGTAATATCCCAGGTGTAGATTTGATTAACATCAGGAAATTAAACTTGTTGCACTTGGCCCCTGGTGGTCATGTTGGACGTTTTATTATCTGGACACAATCTGCTTTCCAAAAGTTGGATAATCTGTATGGTACATGGGACAAAAAAGCAACTCTGAAGAGTGGCTATAATTTGCCTTTCCCCAAAATGTCAAATACTGATCTGACAAGGATTCTCAAATCTGATGAACTCAAGAAGTACTTGCCAGCTAAAAG gACTGGATCATTGCGTCGCACTCGTAAATTGAACCCATTGAGACATGTTCGCACCATGCTCAGATTGAATCCTTACATCGCAGTTCAAAAACGTGTTGCAAgcaatgaaaacaaattaagaacACTGGCTCGTGAAACTTACTTAGCCAAGAAGGAAGGT agACCAACAACTGAGAAGGGTGAAAAAGTATTGAAACGTTTCATCAATGAAAAGAAAATGTTACGTGCTGCCAAAATCAAGGCCAAGAAGGTTATTGCTGTTAAGGGCTTGCGTGAAATTCATGAAAAGAAATTGGAAGCATATAAAAAGCGACTTGCAGCACGTGGTGGTGCTCCACCCACCAAGAGGTGCAAGAAACAATTACCCAAGCCAAAACCTAAGGCTGAGGTTAAAAAACCTGCACCTACTACCAAGGCTGCACCAAAAGCAAAATCGACTGGTAAAGCTAAGGCATGA